The Spirosoma foliorum genome has a window encoding:
- a CDS encoding PhoH family protein, producing the protein MVEKVITLDNVSLIDFLGVENHNIKEVAAAFPMSKIISRGNEIRIKGTTPEISRISDILESLIEHYQKYGKITQENVQNYISHSGQPVNGGLPTAPVPPDDDEVLVYGNRGVVVRARTDNQKRLVEAAEKSDLVFAIGPAGTGKTYTAVAIAVRALKNKEVKKIIITRPAVEAGENLGFLPGDLKEKIDPYLRPIYDALDDMIPAEKLKFYTENRIIEIAPLAYMRGRTLNNAFILLDEAQNTTPMQMKMFLTRMGPASKAIITGDRSQIDLPNRQKSGLIESVAILKNIKGIAFVELDGRDVVRHRLVREIITAYDKAGQ; encoded by the coding sequence TTGGTCGAAAAAGTCATTACCCTCGACAATGTATCGCTCATCGATTTTCTGGGCGTAGAGAACCACAACATCAAAGAAGTGGCAGCTGCGTTCCCAATGAGCAAAATTATCTCCCGCGGCAACGAAATCCGTATTAAGGGCACTACGCCCGAGATTAGCCGGATCAGCGACATTCTGGAATCGTTGATCGAGCATTATCAGAAATACGGTAAAATTACCCAGGAAAATGTCCAGAATTATATTAGCCATAGTGGGCAACCCGTGAATGGTGGTTTACCCACTGCGCCTGTCCCTCCTGATGACGATGAAGTACTGGTGTACGGCAATCGGGGGGTGGTTGTTCGGGCTCGAACCGATAATCAAAAACGTCTCGTTGAAGCGGCCGAAAAGTCTGATCTGGTGTTTGCGATTGGGCCAGCCGGTACGGGTAAAACCTATACGGCTGTAGCGATTGCGGTGCGGGCGCTGAAAAACAAAGAAGTCAAGAAAATTATTATTACGCGTCCGGCGGTTGAAGCAGGCGAAAATCTGGGCTTCCTTCCCGGTGATCTGAAGGAAAAAATTGATCCCTATCTGCGCCCGATTTATGACGCCTTGGATGATATGATTCCGGCTGAGAAGCTGAAGTTTTATACGGAGAATCGGATTATTGAAATTGCGCCACTAGCCTACATGCGGGGACGAACATTAAATAACGCCTTTATTCTGCTCGACGAAGCCCAGAACACAACGCCGATGCAGATGAAGATGTTTCTGACCCGGATGGGACCAGCGTCGAAAGCGATTATTACCGGCGACCGGTCGCAGATTGATTTACCGAACCGGCAAAAGTCTGGATTGATTGAGTCGGTAGCTATTTTAAAAAACATCAAAGGGATTGCGTTCGTTGAACTAGACGGACGCGATGTGGTTCGCCACCGGCTCGTTCGTGAAATTATTACAGCGTATGATAAAGCTGGGCAATAA
- a CDS encoding M43 family zinc metalloprotease, protein MIKLGNNSLIRNKRTNWHWLAGSLVCLLTSVAGAQTLQEPIYKRCAIVDHELILQQRDPDRLRQLTNLNKQVQQALENKKSLRQQADNTIYRIPIVVHVVHSNASGVIGGTNNGNISDAQIASQIQVLNEDYRRQAGTNGYNTSAIGADAGIEFFLATTDPDGQPTTGITRHYYAQKSSFDIETDDVLLSQIAYWPSDRYLNIWVTNLNSNYLGYTQFPTAADTLKGLPPSTNDLTDGSIIDHRTFGRQTGTVTRSLYLLGRTVTHEIGHWLGLIHPWGDGLGCNEDYVADTPLMADGSNAQQSCKQTYSNCDGKGQVRDLMEDYMNYWPDACMNMFTAGQVARMRAVLQLSPRRVKLLKSVSSPLPETEALTVTVYPNPATADPTVDVQLKGFQSFNVSLFDATGRQLRTTTFTDAPSTRTTLSVTGLATGVYIVRVKTDGEMVSKRLLVP, encoded by the coding sequence ATGATAAAGCTGGGCAATAATAGCCTGATTAGAAACAAGCGGACCAACTGGCATTGGCTGGCTGGTTCGCTTGTTTGTTTACTGACATCGGTAGCAGGGGCGCAAACGCTCCAGGAGCCAATCTATAAGCGGTGCGCCATAGTCGACCATGAACTCATTCTCCAGCAACGAGACCCTGATCGACTTCGCCAGTTGACGAATCTGAACAAGCAGGTTCAACAGGCGTTGGAAAACAAGAAGTCGTTACGGCAACAAGCTGATAATACGATCTATCGAATTCCGATTGTTGTTCATGTGGTGCATAGTAACGCATCCGGTGTAATTGGCGGCACGAACAATGGCAATATTTCTGATGCCCAGATTGCTTCTCAGATCCAGGTGTTAAACGAAGATTACCGACGTCAGGCAGGTACGAATGGCTATAATACAAGTGCTATTGGTGCCGATGCGGGCATTGAGTTTTTTTTGGCTACCACTGATCCGGATGGTCAACCAACTACAGGCATTACGCGACATTATTACGCACAAAAATCATCATTTGATATCGAGACAGATGATGTATTGCTATCTCAGATTGCCTACTGGCCTAGTGATCGCTACTTAAATATTTGGGTAACCAACTTGAATAGCAACTATTTAGGCTATACACAATTTCCGACAGCAGCCGACACGTTAAAAGGCTTGCCACCCTCAACGAACGATTTAACCGATGGGTCAATCATTGATCATCGAACGTTTGGGCGTCAAACTGGTACAGTTACTCGGTCGTTATACCTGCTTGGTCGAACGGTTACGCACGAAATTGGGCACTGGCTTGGACTCATACACCCTTGGGGTGATGGGCTTGGTTGTAATGAGGATTATGTTGCCGATACCCCGTTAATGGCCGATGGGTCGAATGCGCAGCAATCCTGCAAACAGACGTATTCGAATTGCGACGGTAAAGGTCAGGTTCGTGATTTGATGGAAGATTATATGAATTACTGGCCGGATGCCTGTATGAATATGTTTACGGCGGGTCAGGTTGCCCGAATGCGAGCGGTTCTTCAATTGAGTCCGCGACGGGTTAAATTGCTTAAATCGGTTTCATCGCCTTTACCCGAAACCGAAGCTCTCACCGTGACTGTTTACCCGAATCCAGCCACTGCTGATCCTACTGTTGATGTTCAGCTCAAAGGATTTCAGTCGTTCAATGTTTCTTTGTTCGATGCAACTGGTCGGCAGTTACGCACTACCACATTTACCGATGCACCTAGTACCCGTACTACACTTTCGGTAACCGGATTAGCAACTGGTGTGTATATTGTACGCGTAAAAACAGACGGCGAAATGGTCAGCAAACGACTTCTGGTCCCCTAA
- a CDS encoding GNAT family N-acetyltransferase, translated as MINVLPISTPADLDIAFAIRRTVFVEEQHVSAEEEYDEFEEVSTHFLAYSDGTPCGTSRWRRTSNGIKLERFAVLPAFRGKGVGKALVQAVLNDVFNQQPEPIERIYLHAQITAMPLYASFGFVAVGPMFEEAGIQHYKMVLPGAAYSKE; from the coding sequence ATGATTAACGTTTTACCTATTTCAACTCCGGCTGATCTTGACATAGCTTTTGCTATTCGTCGAACGGTATTTGTGGAGGAGCAGCATGTGTCGGCAGAGGAGGAGTATGATGAATTTGAAGAAGTGAGCACTCATTTCCTGGCTTATTCAGACGGTACTCCCTGCGGTACGTCCCGCTGGCGACGAACGTCGAATGGTATTAAGCTAGAGCGGTTTGCCGTTTTGCCTGCCTTTCGTGGGAAAGGAGTTGGTAAGGCTCTTGTTCAGGCTGTTTTGAACGATGTATTTAATCAGCAGCCAGAACCCATTGAGCGTATTTATCTTCACGCACAGATAACGGCCATGCCCCTGTATGCAAGCTTTGGGTTTGTAGCGGTTGGCCCCATGTTTGAGGAAGCGGGTATCCAGCACTATAAAATGGTATTACCCGGCGCTGCTTACTCGAAAGAATGA
- a CDS encoding ComEC/Rec2 family competence protein: MKGQPFVRYVVALITGIILYTFLPELPVLPLGGLVLGLTMLIWGFVQTSGKATKPVQVSQGVGGLLVFVALGWAITYQRTASNRPDNISHVADTLRAYEGVVAAQPEERAKTYRVELEIRRATFQTSDRQNKLQPETGAWKPLSGRVIVYLDKVGQQRPQYGEIWLVSGAPRSIDPPLNPGEFNYKRYLSYRNIYHQQYLRPFQRQILGLDPSSRITQIATVVNRWADSVFTRQIGDRAEYGIVNAMILGVRDDLDTELYRAYSAAGAVHILSVSGLHVGILFQVLTILLGFLAKRPRGKLLMAALQLTILWFYALITGFSPPVLRSAAMFTMVILANTFGRQQQMPNTLGASAFFILCLDPYALFSAGFQLSYLAVAGISAWQSPLYQSITFRSKWADKLWKLTAVALVAQLITFPLGVYYFHQFPTYFLLANPIVIVMSEILLPLAMATLALSWVPFVNDGLGWLLQKAAWFLNYAVTQTGQLPGAAWDGLWLSTFPMLLVYAVIFGGIALVLTRNRSYIWMTTMAAVLLAVFTCWEEYRQAHQQQIAVHFLPHRTAISLTYGHHSTLLTDLDTNDTRSFDFYLKNTFGQWGVSDMTIIKAKPTDQSATSLTGIPTSYRNQDYALWVSKGKSLLLVNKFSSSSNWRLPAVVDYLIIRRNALQEWGQLSGRVVARHIIFDDSNKTPLTDRLLAEAKQQGIACYSVRQMGAYVADLD, translated from the coding sequence ATGAAAGGTCAGCCGTTTGTACGTTACGTAGTCGCTCTAATTACTGGTATCATTCTCTACACATTTCTGCCCGAGTTACCTGTTTTGCCATTAGGTGGACTGGTCCTCGGGCTTACTATGCTGATTTGGGGATTTGTACAAACTTCGGGAAAAGCAACTAAACCAGTCCAAGTCAGTCAAGGCGTTGGAGGCTTACTGGTCTTTGTTGCTTTAGGCTGGGCCATTACCTATCAACGCACAGCCAGCAATCGACCAGATAACATTAGTCACGTCGCGGATACCTTACGAGCTTATGAGGGAGTCGTTGCAGCGCAACCTGAAGAACGTGCCAAAACCTATCGGGTTGAGTTGGAAATCCGTCGGGCTACGTTTCAAACGAGCGATCGGCAAAACAAGCTACAACCAGAGACCGGTGCCTGGAAACCGCTCAGTGGTCGAGTTATTGTTTATCTGGATAAAGTGGGGCAGCAACGACCGCAGTATGGAGAGATTTGGCTGGTATCGGGCGCGCCCCGCTCAATTGACCCTCCGCTGAACCCTGGCGAATTTAATTACAAACGGTATCTCAGCTATCGGAACATTTATCACCAGCAATACCTGCGCCCGTTTCAGCGGCAAATTCTAGGGCTCGATCCCTCCAGCCGAATTACGCAGATTGCCACCGTTGTCAATCGTTGGGCAGATAGTGTATTTACCCGTCAGATTGGCGATCGGGCCGAATACGGTATTGTGAACGCTATGATTCTGGGCGTTCGGGATGATCTGGATACCGAACTGTATCGAGCCTATTCGGCAGCAGGGGCCGTCCATATTTTATCCGTATCTGGGTTGCATGTGGGCATACTGTTTCAGGTCCTCACAATCCTACTTGGCTTTCTGGCTAAACGGCCGCGTGGTAAACTCCTGATGGCCGCCCTACAGCTGACCATTTTGTGGTTCTATGCGCTCATTACTGGGTTTTCGCCACCCGTGCTTCGGTCAGCCGCTATGTTTACCATGGTTATTCTGGCGAATACCTTTGGACGTCAACAACAGATGCCCAATACGTTAGGCGCGTCGGCATTTTTTATTCTCTGTTTAGATCCATACGCCTTGTTTTCGGCTGGGTTTCAGCTGTCATATCTGGCTGTAGCAGGCATTAGCGCCTGGCAATCACCGTTATATCAGTCGATCACCTTTCGAAGTAAATGGGCTGATAAACTTTGGAAATTAACGGCAGTAGCTTTAGTTGCCCAGTTGATCACATTTCCGCTTGGGGTCTATTACTTTCATCAGTTTCCCACTTATTTCCTGCTGGCAAACCCAATCGTCATTGTAATGTCGGAAATATTATTGCCCTTGGCGATGGCGACTCTGGCGTTGAGTTGGGTGCCGTTTGTGAATGATGGGTTGGGATGGCTGTTGCAGAAAGCAGCTTGGTTTCTCAATTACGCTGTTACACAAACGGGCCAGCTACCAGGAGCTGCCTGGGATGGATTATGGTTATCTACCTTTCCGATGCTGCTTGTATACGCTGTGATTTTTGGAGGAATCGCCTTAGTGCTAACTCGTAACCGTTCGTACATATGGATGACCACAATGGCGGCTGTTCTCTTGGCGGTTTTTACCTGTTGGGAAGAATATCGCCAGGCTCACCAACAACAAATAGCTGTCCATTTCCTGCCACATCGGACGGCAATTAGCCTTACCTACGGGCACCATAGCACACTCCTAACTGATTTAGATACGAACGATACCCGCTCGTTCGATTTCTATCTCAAAAATACGTTTGGGCAGTGGGGTGTTTCGGATATGACGATTATCAAGGCGAAACCAACTGATCAATCAGCCACATCACTAACGGGCATTCCAACTTCCTATCGAAATCAGGATTATGCGTTGTGGGTGTCAAAGGGGAAATCGCTGTTATTGGTTAATAAATTTTCCAGTTCGAGTAATTGGCGACTACCTGCGGTGGTGGATTACCTCATCATTCGTCGAAATGCGTTGCAGGAGTGGGGGCAGCTCAGCGGGCGGGTAGTTGCTCGACATATTATTTTTGATGACTCGAACAAAACACCACTCACAGACAGGTTATTAGCTGAAGCGAAACAACAAGGAATTGCCTGTTATTCCGTTCGCCAAATGGGGGCTTATGTCGCTGATTTGGACTGA
- a CDS encoding Uma2 family endonuclease — translation MTINIANLPEEQRPTTVEFANYQMDDDAFYDFCRQNEHLKFEREPDGTIIAMPNTGGKTGNRNTKLTSRLDFWSESFGGLVFDSSTAFKFPNGATRSPDAAWISDTRWDSLTASQQEKFPPIAPEFVVELMSATDSITNAKKKMQEYIANGVLLGWLIDPKNEEVMIYRADGTISRHTDFENPLTGEAILPGFEFNLRLLLR, via the coding sequence ATGACAATCAATATTGCAAACTTACCGGAAGAGCAGCGTCCTACAACTGTCGAATTTGCTAATTATCAGATGGACGATGATGCGTTCTACGATTTTTGTCGTCAAAACGAACATCTGAAATTTGAGCGCGAACCTGACGGAACTATTATTGCGATGCCAAACACAGGCGGAAAAACTGGGAATAGAAACACAAAACTGACATCTAGACTGGATTTCTGGTCAGAATCATTTGGCGGACTTGTATTCGATTCGTCGACAGCGTTTAAGTTTCCAAATGGAGCGACACGTTCTCCCGATGCTGCCTGGATAAGTGATACACGATGGGATTCGCTGACGGCCAGTCAACAGGAAAAGTTTCCACCAATTGCCCCTGAGTTTGTAGTTGAATTAATGTCAGCGACAGATTCAATTACGAATGCAAAAAAGAAGATGCAGGAATACATTGCGAATGGTGTGTTGCTAGGATGGCTTATTGATCCTAAAAATGAGGAAGTCATGATTTATCGGGCTGATGGTACGATTAGCCGACATACTGATTTTGAGAACCCCCTCACTGGAGAGGCTATTCTGCCAGGGTTTGAATTTAATTTACGATTACTGCTTCGGTAA
- a CDS encoding tetratricopeptide repeat protein yields MKSLLTLLFVLNCWGLTGFAQKATSLHQAIRYIKLANTLREVDKSDAAINLLQRALPATKTTSLYWEAVTNELLGLSYSDLHDTTTAVRYLQRAGAQYLKLNYVASAWGVNEIVRGLSNKNLYAGIQIGLSSIKLAILKTKYETDFYEKDIKSIAEIANPSTTLFADASKGFRAEQDALRTCIDSIQRYNIPNERVFIVLSNDVREELARNPDSRRKVYDQLLRALPNSTLKIDTTLTADREAELFTTGAIPRKVWPTTSALDLGKNSTIGGYFDVGTGLGSKTFHSLNLSLGTSSFVDKIEAKRSLSMDAYKREAQRVIKTIADSVFTSGFMAGNRGLQQRNTVGIGGDIVWALVTYLHPERAGLVAVPVTMDDVNQFKRLALTDYRELTKPNLNAILAPAIRDKAEKDIMTLQSQLTEKQLIAGALWLESLMKAYSTASSPKRFVFVRNADVGWVTGKFLETINYEYESTIAKGALYTR; encoded by the coding sequence ATGAAATCCTTACTCACATTACTTTTCGTACTGAATTGCTGGGGGCTGACAGGCTTCGCTCAGAAAGCCACCAGTCTTCATCAGGCCATCCGCTACATTAAGCTGGCCAACACCCTCCGGGAAGTTGACAAGTCGGATGCGGCTATCAATCTGCTGCAACGGGCTTTGCCCGCTACCAAAACTACCAGTTTATATTGGGAAGCTGTCACTAATGAACTATTGGGACTTTCGTACAGCGATCTACACGATACCACTACGGCTGTCCGATATCTCCAGCGAGCGGGCGCTCAGTACCTCAAACTGAACTATGTGGCCAGCGCATGGGGAGTCAATGAGATCGTACGGGGTTTATCGAATAAAAATCTGTATGCAGGCATCCAAATTGGTTTATCGAGCATCAAGCTGGCGATTCTCAAAACGAAATACGAAACGGATTTTTACGAGAAAGACATTAAGTCGATTGCTGAAATTGCGAATCCTTCAACGACTCTTTTCGCCGATGCATCGAAAGGCTTTCGGGCCGAACAGGATGCGTTACGAACCTGTATTGATTCTATTCAGCGCTACAATATTCCAAACGAGCGCGTTTTCATCGTTCTCAGTAATGACGTTCGGGAAGAGCTGGCCCGTAACCCCGACAGTCGACGAAAAGTATACGATCAACTGTTGCGTGCCCTCCCAAACAGTACGCTAAAAATAGACACAACGCTTACGGCAGATCGGGAAGCGGAATTATTTACGACTGGGGCTATTCCCCGTAAAGTGTGGCCTACCACCTCGGCGCTGGACTTAGGAAAAAATAGTACCATCGGCGGCTATTTCGATGTAGGCACAGGACTGGGTTCTAAAACATTTCATAGCCTGAATCTCTCTTTGGGAACAAGTTCGTTCGTGGATAAGATCGAAGCGAAGCGCTCGTTATCTATGGATGCTTATAAACGCGAGGCACAACGGGTCATCAAAACCATTGCCGACTCGGTCTTTACCAGTGGTTTTATGGCAGGCAATCGAGGGCTACAACAGCGCAATACAGTTGGCATTGGTGGCGATATTGTTTGGGCCTTAGTCACCTATCTGCACCCCGAACGAGCCGGGCTTGTGGCGGTTCCAGTTACCATGGATGATGTGAATCAATTTAAACGACTTGCGTTAACAGATTATCGGGAGCTTACAAAGCCCAATCTGAATGCCATCCTGGCCCCAGCAATTCGCGATAAAGCGGAGAAAGATATCATGACACTCCAAAGTCAACTCACTGAAAAACAACTCATTGCTGGTGCCCTTTGGTTAGAGTCCCTGATGAAAGCTTATTCAACAGCCTCCTCACCCAAGCGGTTCGTTTTCGTCCGCAATGCCGATGTTGGCTGGGTGACGGGTAAGTTTCTGGAAACTATTAATTACGAATACGAGTCTACCATAGCCAAAGGAGCTTTGTATACGAGGTAA
- a CDS encoding ABC transporter permease yields the protein MNNCSVCLLILLGVALVFPTFAQQSYEIKINQPAQINGIEYGYTIRTECKREINNLGTFKRYELTVYATNKSGNTKVFSPRQTSFGVRDQDLLARFDCINATGAKLTSKTISLRARPVSTSYTASASTTESPENPEDMSLRVQTGHTFENGETLTNNIVVLVPDGEEPHLRVRIKPLEKAPIR from the coding sequence ATGAATAACTGCTCTGTTTGCCTGCTTATTCTATTGGGCGTTGCGCTGGTCTTTCCCACCTTTGCCCAACAATCGTACGAAATCAAAATAAACCAACCGGCCCAAATCAACGGTATCGAGTACGGCTACACGATTCGAACGGAATGTAAACGAGAAATCAATAATCTGGGTACCTTCAAACGCTATGAGCTGACGGTCTATGCCACCAATAAAAGTGGTAATACGAAAGTATTCAGCCCTCGCCAAACGTCCTTCGGTGTTCGGGATCAGGATCTGTTAGCCCGTTTCGACTGTATCAACGCTACGGGAGCCAAATTAACGTCTAAAACGATTAGCCTCCGCGCTCGTCCCGTTTCAACATCCTATACCGCTTCAGCCAGCACAACCGAGTCGCCAGAAAATCCGGAGGATATGAGCCTGCGTGTTCAGACAGGACATACGTTCGAAAATGGCGAAACATTGACAAACAACATCGTTGTACTTGTACCCGATGGCGAGGAGCCTCACTTACGGGTTCGTATAAAGCCCCTCGAAAAGGCACCAATTCGATAA
- a CDS encoding TetR/AcrR family transcriptional regulator — METLEKIRKAYTEYVLENGKQPTSVFQFAKKLKIAEADFYTNYASFDAIEADIWLTFFTEAQSTVEADETYQGYSVREKLLAFYYTWIELLKAQRSFVVYSYGRLRAESRQPGVRNIGQSGWMSGQKSPVLNPFKDAFFDYARDLLAEGRESKEVEPRPFVTDRYPNALWGQTLFLLDFWVRDVSKNFEKTDSAIEKSVNTAFDLIGRSPLDTLFDFAKFVYQNK, encoded by the coding sequence ATGGAAACGCTCGAAAAAATCCGCAAGGCGTACACGGAATATGTACTTGAGAATGGAAAGCAACCGACCTCAGTTTTTCAGTTTGCCAAGAAATTGAAAATTGCGGAAGCTGACTTCTATACCAATTATGCTTCCTTTGATGCGATCGAAGCCGATATCTGGCTCACGTTTTTTACCGAAGCCCAGTCAACTGTCGAAGCCGACGAAACGTATCAGGGGTATTCAGTCCGCGAAAAGCTTCTGGCATTCTATTACACCTGGATTGAGCTACTGAAAGCCCAACGCAGTTTTGTGGTCTATAGCTATGGGCGCTTACGCGCAGAAAGCCGACAGCCTGGTGTGCGAAACATAGGGCAGAGCGGCTGGATGTCTGGTCAAAAATCGCCGGTGTTGAATCCGTTTAAAGACGCTTTCTTTGATTATGCCCGCGATCTGCTGGCCGAAGGTCGGGAAAGTAAAGAAGTAGAGCCACGCCCGTTTGTAACCGACCGTTACCCGAATGCACTCTGGGGGCAAACGCTTTTTCTGCTCGATTTCTGGGTGCGTGATGTGAGCAAAAATTTCGAAAAAACCGATTCGGCTATCGAAAAGTCAGTAAATACAGCCTTCGACCTCATTGGCCGTTCTCCGCTGGATACGCTCTTCGATTTCGCCAAGTTTGTGTACCAAAATAAATGA
- a CDS encoding ABC1 kinase family protein: MKSQTSVPTTKVARASQFVKAGVKVGGNYIKHYSKKLLDPDLSKEELHNDNAADIYDALSELKGSALKMAQMLSMDRGLLPVAYSDKFTMAQYSAPPLSGPLVVKTFKTYFGKTPTQLFDRFDSQAVNAASIGQVHQAWKDGKKLAVKVQYPGVADAVSSDLKIAKPLAVRLLNLNERDIDRYMGEVESKLLEETDYELELRRSIEISEACANIPDLVFPKYYPELSSKRILTMDWLDGLHLKEFLKTNPDQEIRNRIGQALWDFYDFQIHTLRQVHADPHPGNFLMRADGTMGVIDFGCVKVIPDFYYDNYFRLVNPDTLENAELTEEIFENLEFLTPADSPKERVFFSDLFKEMTLMLAEPFAVDSFDFGDDAYFTKVYAFAEGLANIQELKNSKVARGSQDGLYVNRTYYGLYAMLNELKARVTTTKPEWLRSKKELV; this comes from the coding sequence ATGAAAAGCCAAACCTCAGTTCCGACGACTAAAGTTGCCCGTGCCAGCCAGTTTGTGAAAGCCGGAGTAAAAGTAGGTGGGAACTATATTAAGCATTACAGCAAAAAGCTGCTCGACCCCGATTTATCGAAGGAGGAACTCCATAATGATAATGCCGCTGATATTTATGACGCCCTGAGTGAATTGAAAGGGTCTGCCCTGAAAATGGCTCAGATGTTAAGTATGGACCGGGGGCTGTTGCCAGTTGCCTATTCCGACAAGTTCACAATGGCCCAATACTCAGCTCCTCCGTTGTCGGGCCCGTTGGTTGTGAAAACGTTTAAGACGTATTTTGGCAAAACTCCGACGCAACTGTTCGATAGGTTTGATAGTCAGGCTGTCAATGCCGCGAGTATTGGGCAGGTTCATCAAGCCTGGAAAGACGGAAAGAAACTGGCCGTGAAGGTGCAGTATCCGGGCGTTGCCGATGCCGTGAGTTCCGACCTGAAGATTGCGAAGCCATTGGCTGTTCGATTGTTAAATCTGAACGAACGCGACATTGATCGCTACATGGGCGAGGTGGAGTCGAAGTTGCTGGAAGAAACGGATTATGAGCTTGAACTTCGCCGGTCCATTGAGATTTCGGAAGCCTGTGCGAACATTCCCGATCTGGTGTTCCCAAAATACTATCCAGAACTATCGTCGAAGCGCATCCTGACGATGGATTGGCTGGATGGATTGCATTTGAAAGAATTTTTGAAGACCAATCCAGATCAGGAAATCCGTAACCGGATTGGGCAAGCGTTGTGGGATTTCTATGATTTTCAGATTCACACGCTCCGACAGGTCCATGCCGATCCACATCCCGGTAATTTCCTGATGCGGGCCGATGGCACTATGGGCGTGATTGACTTCGGCTGTGTGAAAGTAATTCCTGATTTCTATTACGATAATTACTTCCGATTGGTCAACCCCGACACGCTTGAGAATGCGGAACTGACCGAGGAAATTTTTGAGAATCTGGAGTTTTTAACCCCAGCCGATTCACCAAAGGAGCGTGTCTTTTTCTCGGATTTATTCAAAGAAATGACGCTTATGTTGGCTGAGCCTTTTGCCGTCGATTCGTTCGATTTTGGCGACGATGCCTATTTCACGAAAGTGTACGCCTTTGCCGAAGGATTGGCGAACATACAGGAACTGAAAAACTCGAAAGTGGCGCGGGGATCGCAGGATGGATTGTACGTAAACCGCACGTATTACGGCTTATACGCCATGTTGAACGAACTCAAAGCCCGCGTAACAACCACCAAGCCCGAATGGCTGCGCTCGAAAAAGGAGCTGGTTTAG